From Cecembia calidifontis, one genomic window encodes:
- a CDS encoding MFS transporter, translating into MLKLFQTLNKVAFIKATIAALAVVILVFIGSRNLQNFDAALITYLFGTVFAVFGIAYRYSVWLQRPPTRLYWRRSMQFLFSKDFLTYATRSIYLLFRNILFQRFIAYRSKTRWWGHFLLASGCLISFAITIPLTFGWIHFTLEPGTYDIYNANFFGFKVASFELGGPISILAFKALFFTSIPVIIGAIIMMKRRVKDGGLIATQSLDGDWLPLVLLIAISVTGLGIGYDYTFLEGRTHQFMAVTHAITVILFLIWMPFGKFFHIFQRLAQLGANLYKIEGSKRGMAVCPHTKAEFASQTHINDLKTVTKELGFDFTLADGTNHLDLSPEGKRSALAKAHFEARKASGKFFG; encoded by the coding sequence ATGCTCAAGCTTTTCCAAACCCTTAATAAGGTAGCATTTATTAAAGCTACCATTGCTGCCTTAGCAGTTGTTATTTTGGTTTTTATAGGTTCCAGAAACTTACAGAATTTTGATGCTGCATTGATAACCTATCTTTTCGGTACAGTATTCGCGGTTTTTGGTATTGCTTATAGATATTCAGTCTGGCTTCAAAGACCACCTACAAGGCTTTACTGGCGAAGAAGTATGCAGTTTCTGTTCAGTAAAGACTTCTTAACTTATGCTACCAGGTCTATATACCTACTGTTCCGAAATATCCTTTTCCAAAGGTTTATAGCATACAGAAGTAAAACCCGCTGGTGGGGGCATTTCCTTTTGGCTTCCGGCTGTCTGATTTCGTTTGCCATTACAATTCCTCTGACTTTTGGATGGATACATTTCACGCTTGAACCCGGCACTTATGATATCTATAATGCCAACTTCTTCGGATTTAAAGTTGCCTCCTTTGAATTAGGGGGACCTATTTCCATACTGGCCTTTAAAGCCCTGTTTTTCACATCCATACCGGTCATCATTGGTGCTATCATTATGATGAAGAGAAGGGTTAAAGATGGGGGTTTGATTGCTACCCAATCATTGGATGGAGATTGGCTTCCTTTGGTATTATTGATTGCCATTTCAGTCACAGGACTGGGAATTGGTTATGATTACACTTTTCTGGAAGGAAGAACCCATCAATTTATGGCTGTGACACATGCCATTACAGTAATACTCTTTTTGATCTGGATGCCTTTTGGCAAATTCTTTCACATTTTCCAAAGATTGGCCCAATTGGGTGCCAATCTATATAAAATTGAAGGAAGCAAAAGGGGCATGGCAGTATGTCCTCATACGAAAGCAGAGTTTGCTTCACAGACACATATTAATGACCTGAAAACAGTCACCAAAGAATTGGGATTTGATTTCACCTTGGCAGATGGTACAAACCACCTTGATCTGTCTCCAGAGGGAAAAAGATCTGCCCTTGCCAAAGCGCATTTTGAGGCAAGAAAGGCATCAGGAAAATTCTTTGGATAA